TGAAAAAATTTCCATCTAAGATGCAGTTGATGTTCAAAGTTTCAAAATTCTGGTTTTCTCAATTTCATCTCTTCTTTTAGGTAAGGACAGCCCTTTTCTTGTCACACCCTATTTGGCTATGGCAAAGGTTCTTGGTTCAACTGGAAAAGCAACAAAAGCCATAGAGAAATACCAGTGTGCAATAACTATTTTGGAGTCTAAGAGAGGTGCTGAAAGTAAGGATTTGGTTGTACCTTTACTTGGTCTTGGGAATCTTTTACTGAAAGAAAGAAGAGTCAATGATGCAGAAACTCATTTTACTAGGTTGAGCTTGACTtcttttttctaattaaaaaaatatggcCCTTTCTGATTCAATGCATTAATGGCTCTGCTTTCTTGCATATTTACCTGTATTTATGTTGTTTTCTAGGGTTCTAGACATATACACAAAGTCATACGGACAAAATGATGGAAGAATCGGATTGGCCATGACTTCCCTAGCCCAAGTTAAGTGTGCTCAAGGTAACTGTACATTCTCACTTATGCAACTTCATTTTTGTTTACATATTCCTCTTTTCTTTATCTAGTTCTTTCTCTGCTTTATTGTGCTGCTGCTTCTTTTTTTGTCCACATGCATGTGTAttgttctttttttatttgGCGGTGTATCATTTAAGAAAAATGTTGGTTACAAGCTCTTTCAtgcatgatttttttttttaataaataaatgatGTCCAAGTATAGAATTCGCATCATTTTCTGCTTTTTGTTTTTGGCCACAATATTTTGGCACTGATTGATATGAAATATAATTTGCAGGGAAGCCAGATGAAGCAATCCATTTGTATGAACGTGCGCTTCATGTCATGAATGATTCCAATTACTTGTCGCCAGATGACAGCATCATGGAAAAGATGAGGGTAGATCTTGCTGAGTTGCTTCATGCTGTTGGGAGGTAAACTTTTACAACCTTGGTATTTTGAATGGAAGATTTAAGTATTTCTTTTGGCATTCAAATAACAGATTCAGACAACTAAAGTAATATTTATctcatatttaaaaaaagaaaacattaaGGAAAATCAAATACTAAGAATTGATGGTAACTTGGCACCCACTGTGGTTTCTATTGCTTTACTTTAAGAGCGCAAGAAGGCAGAGAGTTATTAGAGGAATGCTTATTAATCACAGAGAGGCACAAAGGAAAGGATCACCCCAGCTTAGTGACACACATGATAAATCTTGCAACTTCATATTCCCAATCGAAGAATTACGCAGAGGCTGAGCACTTGTTGAGAAGAAGTTTGGAAATAATGATAAAGCAGAAGGGAAGCGATGACCCGTCAGTCAGCTTTCCAATGTTGCAACTTGCAGTTACGCTCTACCATTTGAAACAAGATGAAGAAGCTGAGAAACTGGCACTGGATGCTTTGCGCATCCGTGAGAAGACTTTTGGAGAAGATTCTCTTCCAGTTGGTATGTTCCCCTTTCCTTTCCATAATTCCTGTTACATTTTGCCGCGAGAGTGTAaatcaaaattcttattttaacaTGATATTATGCATGGCAGGGGAGGCTTTGGACTGTTTGGTGTCTATTCAAACCCGAGTTGGTAAAGATGAGAGTGAGTTACTTGTGCTACTTAGGAGGATTCTAGATATACAAGAGAAGGAATTTGGATATGAGAGTGAGGAGGTTTTGGTTACACTAAAAAAGATTGTGTCCTTCTTGGATAAACTAGGGAGAAGTGATGAAATGCTTCCCTTGCAGAGAAGGTTGTCTTTGCTTAGGAAGAAGTATAAGCAGATGATTTATCACTGAACTCAAGGACAGTATGGCCTCCTTTTTGGTGCTGTCTTTGTGAGCTTAAATGGCAATCCAAGCgggtttaaaaaataataaaaatagaaatagaaagTCTAGACCAATCAGATTGGTTACGATTTAGTGTACTGTTTTTTGTTTAGGAACTGGAAATGAGTAAATGAATAGGAAGAAGAGTGTTGGAATCGATTTATTTAGAATATAAGTATTAAGAGGACCTGTGGCTGACTGGGTGTGGCCCATGTATCTGTATTAATTCATACATGCTTACGTGTTAAGGTGAATAACAAGTCTTAAATAGTGGCTATTTTCTCTGAGCGCGACGCGTAACTAATTAATTCATTTGGATGCTAATTCAAGCTTCGTTTTCTATCTTAACTTGCAAGGGATAAATGAAAACAATGCGTAACTAGCTGAATATGATGTCTAAAATTGACAGCAATCTTTTCAggaaaaaaaatgtttaatttcCATATATCTTCCGTTTAAAATAATTATCACTTTGATTTTGCCAAGATAAAGGACAAGAAACATAAAGAGAAGTGGAAAATGAAATACAATCCACATTACAGAGGTATCACTggaaagacaaccttcttcGGCATGGCACAATAAATATGGAAGACACGAGaaaataattagatattttagAGAGTAGAGATCAAATAGTCAAAGGAGAAGGAGAACGAGAATCGAATAGAATGCATCTGCTGGGAGCAGCAGTACTAACTAAAGAAATATCTTGGACAAGGACAAATGCCAAAAGATAAATGAGTATGGTCATGCTGTACACAATTATAGCATCTATGTCATTTTTAATATTTCGTATTAATTCCTACTTTTATTACTCTTAAATTTTTAGCGTGTTTCTAAATGGTAACTGTTTAAATGATAATCATGTTTagataaattttaaaactaagataaaatttcttaaaaatattagaTTCATTCGCATAAAATGAATTATATGGTAGAAAAGTTTTGAAATATATTTGAATATCGGTATTTCAATAATCTTAatagttgattttaattaaattatatatatttttataattaaaattaataattaaaattattaaaatattaatgtaCTTGATATACTTAAAATTCTTTCTATATTTACTTTGTGTCATTAacatgaaaacaaaaatgtgatTCTCAACAAAACAAGTATAGTAAAGGAAATTCTAAATTTGGgaatagaaaaattaaatgtaGAAACTACtgcataaaaggaaaaaaacaagaatttataggaacaatactaaaaaaaaaaccttGTTTATGTGTAAAAGAATTCTATTTAATATGTGTACACACGAATGTAGGATATGTTTCTTTGTAACTTGTAAGAAGGAAGAACCAACAAGAAACCAAACCAAAATAAAGTTCTCTCTCTCCCTTTGTCGCTCCCAATTATGGTGTTTGATTCATCAAGTGCAACTATTTCACTTCTCAGATCTTAAGCAAAGGCaagtctctctctctctctctctctctctctctctctctgtgtgtgtgtttatTGCGTGATCCGTTTCCTTTGATTGAACGAATATGCTTGCTTTGCTTCTGCTGTTTCGCTGGAACCTCTCTTCAAAACCCTTTGCGAATTTTTTCAACTTTCCGTATACTATATACTTGTTACCTTCAATTAGGTTCTCGTTCTTTGGGTGAATTTAAAGCTCTATTGCATATCGATAATGGGCATGCTCCTTCTGTTTCAGTAGCCACCAAAAAGTTTCTCTTGTTACTCCTGCATTGCCTATATATTATTTCGTTTTTTCTCCTTACTACATAATGTGATGATAACTTGACTTGATAGCTATTATTTATTGAAACTTAATTATTCTTGTTGAAAAGTAACGACTTCGTTGAATTATCGCTTTGCTGTCATCAGTATCAAACTGGATCATTCTGGTTCTTTTTTCTGTTGACCGTTTCATTCTTTACTTACTGTTTAACTTCATATTTCATTAATAATCTAAAGTTCCTTGTGTTAGTATTGGCTTATAAGTAGTCCAAGAGAGGGTggggagaaaaaaaagaaaattgttgtTACTATTTCATTAAGATTTGAGTTTGAAATCTGCATTATAATCCATctaatgtgtttgagtttgtcTTACTAATAACAGATGCTGGATCCATCAAATGTTGCTCCATAAAATTGGCCCTTAATCAGAGAAAAGAGGTAATGGCATCATCACAAGAGAGGGGTGCTTATAGAGCTAATTGTTTTGCTCAAGATTTTAGGAAGCCTAATTCTTCTGATCAACCATCATCATTTTCGAAAGATTTAGAATCTGATTGGCCGCATAGTAGTTCTGTTGATGATCATGATTTGAATTCTGATAGATCAACAACAGGAAAGAGATGGTGGCTGAATGTGAAAACCAACATGGGGGGAAGAGCAAGTTATACATCTCAGCCTCACTCTTCTTGGCGGTCTGAGCAGTGTGCCGTGTATGGTTTTGTTGATGATGATATCAAACTTGGGGGAGATCAATCTGATTTTGATGCTCTTTCATATGCCGAAAGCGCCAATGTAGCCGTAGATCACCCATGGTATGCCTCTCCAACATGCGTGAAAACCAGCAGCAATACCAAGATGTCGAAAACCGAGGCTTCACTGCATAATGATTTTCATTTAACAGCTAAGAAGAAAGAACAGAAAGAATTCTGTTTCTCTGATGGTCATTTTATGGACTGTGATATTGCTGATTTTTTGTCCTATGAACAATGTAAAACGTCAGCTTCTGATCTGGAGTCACATTTGATGGGAGCAGAGAAAACCGGGCCTTGGTGGCGCACTGCTGGAAAAGACGAGTTGGCTTCCTTGGTTGCTCAAAGGTCAATTGACCATATAGAGAATTGTGATCTCCCTCAGCCACAAACTAAACATATTAAGCAGAAGCCCAGTGTTGACCTTGACAAAACTCCACTATCATCTATAGACTGGAGAGCCAAGACTGGTTCTCCCAATATCAATAGTTGTACATCTGGAACTCCCACCTCTGGCTATTCTTATCAGGATTCAAACATGAATTTCTGGTATCTGGGATACTTTAAAGTTTTTGCATTTTAACTCTGTGTTGTCTTTGTTTTCATGTTTAAAGTATCGACCTACCAAGTCGATTGTTAAATTTGGCTTTCAATTTCTTGGTTCTACTAGTTCGGACAGTCTTTTGGCAGTGACTACATGTTCTATAAGCTCATGTGCAGGATCAACGAATTTGATTTCAAATGTTAATTGCTAAAAAGTTCAATTTTATTGTGCTAATTGCTAAGATCAGTTTATCTAAACAATGTTTCATAAATTCAGTTCGAGCCAGAGCAAGGATTCTAGTTCGAGCAGCGAGGATCGGCAAACAAATTCTGAGAACAGTAgcgtgtctgacttgttggaagCATTGTGCCACTCCCAAAAAAGAGCAAGGGAGGCCGAAAAAGCAGCGCAACAAGCATACAGTGAGAAGGAGCACCTTCTGAGCCTCTTTTTCAGACAGGCCTCGCAACTCTTTGCTTACAAGCAATGGTTTCACATCCTGCAGCTGGAGAATCTGTGCCTTCAACTCCAAAACATAAACCAGCCTTTGTTGAATCTGATTCCAGCATCATTACCTTCGATGTCAATGAAGGAAATGCAGCTGAAGAAGAAGAGTCATCGCAGAAATGGTAACAAAAAATGTGGGATTGGAAAATGTGTTGTTGCTTTTGCTGTGGGTTTAGGCCTTTCTGGTGCTGGTTTGATTCTTGGTTGGACTTGGACCATGGGATGGATGTTTCCTTCATTATAAACTGATTCATTCACCAACACCACTCTGATCGTATGTTTATGCTGATAGCATTCATCAcaagtgtatatatataaatatgatcTTAAGGTCTTTTCCCCTCCTACTTTTCCAACATCTGAAGTCGTATATATTAATCAAGGAAGAAACTGTGTACAAAGAAGTTGACTATTAGATATGTGTAATAGTATGTTCCTgaattatcaaataaaattagtCATATGATATATGTCACGAGTAATTCATTTTTCTATTGTATATGTTACAAGTGTGTTTTGGTAGAGATCTGATTTGTTATTTAGTGAAGTTTACCATCAAGGTCATACTGCTCCCAGTCTTATTTTTAGAGATAAAAGTAAGGATTTGGAttttctaaagtttgaatttcactttaaagAATAAAATGTGATCTCTCATCATTGATTTTATAGGTgggaccaaaaataaatatgaaagagaaattatttaaggataaaaaattacactttactctctaaagtgaaattcaaattttaaaggATCTAAATCTTAAAAATAACATCAACAATTATTAATAGATCTCacatttaaaaacaaaaaaacgaTAAATCTTTTTGTTATCTTTCTATTTTGATAGGGacattataatataaaaaattcaatatgCATAAATTAGATATCGGGTTAGAGTGATAGAATATTCCAGCtctaaaaatacaaaaagaataataatagtataacacacacatacacaaacaagaagaagtattctcttttctttttttttgggacTTGAGAAGACGTATTCTCTCTGGGCTCCACTTTTCTTCGATTAGTgggatttatttggtccaatTGGTTTGGCGAGGCCCATACCCAAGAAAGCCCAATATCTGTTGCTGTGATATCCCTCCCTCCGCTGTTGGCATCATCAGAACAGAAATGGCTGCCACAGCAACAGCAGAAGCCGGATCCCAATGGCCATTCAGCtggtctctctctctctctgaaaaatttagtattttctTAATCTTCTATTTGCATTGTTTTATATGCTATCCATGAATTTAATCACTCCCAACTTTTGATTTTTGTGGTCTTAGATTGCATTCTTGTTTGGTCTCTGAGCTCTTAATTGTGAATTATATCTGTGTGCAAGTGGATACCGTGTTATTTGAATACGAACTTCATCAACTTCTGATGAACACTTTGATAAGCTAATGTACCAAATTTGTCTCTTAGTAACAGTTCATGACCATTACAGTGacctagaagtggattttggACATGAACAACATGCTGATATCGTATGCGCAGCCTTAGCTGTTGATAAGGAGGTCATTGTTTCTTCAAGCTATGAAATTTCCATTCTTTTACCGAAAAATTTCTCATTGAGTTTCTAATTCGATTTGATATCTGCTGCAGTTGCAACCAGACAAGGTGAAACGACTCATGACAGTGTCTCATGGAAAGCTTTCAGCGTGAGTCTCTTCTGTAGCCTCTATGCTATTCTTATTCTATCAATGCTTCTATAATCTGCATGAATTGTGCATCCTTTCCTGTTCAACTGAAACAATTCTTGTTCAGCTACTGTTCTAAGAGTAAGTTATGTTCTGGATGAGTTGTTATTTGATTAGTTAGACAGATTTGTCATTAGCTAATAGTTTGTTACTACTTAAGCCACATCTTTAAGTTGTACGAAATCTCAATTTCTCAACGGTTTCATTTCTGACCTACCTGCCATGTGATCCAACACGAACACAATGTTTCAAACAAACACGAGTGGAACATATTTTTGTAATCAATCATCATCAGTTATGCTAAAATTTGTTGGATTTTCtcttttaagaatttttttacTGTAACTAGTTAGTTCAGCTTAAAAGGGTTCTTCATAATATCTAATTGTATTCTTTTCCCTGTGTTCCGTTCAGGCATTTTGAGGCAACAGAAGCAAGATTTCTTCGAGCATCTTTTAGTGCTTTTATAGATGTCCTTACACTGgccacaaaaacaattgaagaatttggtcaagaaaTGGAGTTGTGACATTCACTTATTCTTATAGAATGTATTGCTACTCCAACCATTATATATAATCCTATTAGGCTTTCTCatagtatatttatatttgtatttgCATTTTTCACTTCCATCCAACTTGTTAAAGGGGAAGGTTGCTTATTGGCCCTGCGAAGCACGAAGTTGTCGTGCATGCATGACGGACAAATTTTAGATATGATACTCATTTGGTTCGTCTTTTGTGTCTAACtttattttaatacaaaatataaaatacctttttaaatatatttggACACACATTTAAATACTATCACGCCTTAATAGtgtccaattttattttttattcttaatgtATATTCTAGAAATAAGATtagaaatagtatatattatttattaatataaaaatttattttaaatatttcataCTGTGACATATTCCGTGTTGGTGTTCATGCTTCATAGCTTATTGTTTTAAATGGCATTTAGGAAGAAAATGAAAGTAGCCTTTTAGATAGTTGGCATGAAATTATGAGAATTTGAtgttttaagttttatttatgtttatttgaGTTGTTAGTGTTAACTTTTTGTATTGGTTAGTTGTagttatttattaattattgtaatttatgatgttttatttttatgcataaaatatttatattagttatggagtagatttttcttttcttggttTGGGATGGAGGAATATATGATTTTAAGTCATTAATATTcaattttaattgataatttagagttcttttttttttacatggGTAATTTAGAATTGTTAGCTGATCTTGTTTTTACTAATATTAAGATTTTACTAaattcaattagtaagttgGTTGAGACTTGTGAATTAAAGCCAATTATGTCTTTAACTTTTCTCAATATGTACAGGTTGATGAAGtggaattaatttttaataattatcatGTTTGTGACTAGTGATAAGGATAGGAATCTTTTGACTCAACCTTAATCAAGACCTTTTAGCATTtgaattttctcttttattagttcattgtctaaataatttttagtttaatttagttgCTTTCTAGTATAGTTATCATTTTAATTGTTGTTCTTTTATCACATACTTGATTAGTTAGCCCTTGTTCTTTGATTgtattttcttgcaatttagttattaattgcTTTTTTAAATTCTAGTCAATTTATTTTTTCGTAATCACGCTCAACCCCCCGCCTCGAAATTCATAACCAATGATTGCATACCTTATAGCAAATTCAAAAGAGAACGACCTAAgatttaactccagaaaattttactaaattttggGTGTTGAATTTCAATCTTTAGCACTTGTCAAGACATTTTTTCCTCTCTATTACAATTCTTTTTAAGTTTCTACAGAAAAACTAAACAAGCCAAACAATTACGATTGTGTTTATAAGatggaattaaattgaattctTGAGAGGATTGATTTACAATTCAATTCTCACTCTGAAATCACTCAAaaaacatatcacggcatcgaatggaattaaagtgaattaaatttagctattttaaggcctaaaaaacatgttttcactcttaagcacaaattaggagagattcacaaaaccatgctatttcattgaataaatgtgagaaaagttgataaaatctcctaaattaaacacaagataaaccataaaattggggtttatcacgAAGACCTGGTTTGAGCCTCTGTATGCAAGCGAGAGTTTCGACTGTGCTCGGGGTGATAGCGATCTCTCACTGCCAGCTCCCTCTCGAGGTCCTGGACTCGATGTCTAAGTTCATGCATTATTCAAGAATTATCGTTGCCGGTGCCAAATGGACGCTTTTCAAGGGATCAATCATGGGAGTGGCCTTGTTCAGAAGGAGTTTCTCGGTGCCTCCGAGAAGTCCCGGTGCTCATCCTGCTCATGAAGTGACCTCCCTAGCATTCGTGGCCTCCCTTCCCCTCTGGTTTATTCTCAGGGAGAGGGAAAACCTCCATTTCAGATTTCTGTCAAGCCACGACAGACGGCACCATTATTCGGTTGCTCGTTTAGTCGGTTGGTTGTGAGAGATGGGACCTGAATGCGAGTGCTGCTAAGAGGAATGACGTCCACAATCGTTAGTGGGTCGGCGAGTGGGGTCACCTGTAATGATATTCTGATGCCAAAGTAAGCATCCGTACGATGAGGCGTCTAATTGGAGTAAGATGTGACGTACTTAGAGGAGGGGTAGGTCCCCTTCGTTTATTCTTGCTTCTCGAGTAGACCCTTTTGCTCAGGCCTATTATCTGGAAGCTTCCGCCAGTTGTCCTGACATCCACTACGAGATTGAGTCGTGCTAAGGACATTTTGGCTTACTCGGACCAGGTATCCGTTGATTCATAAGTCTGTTGGATGGACCTCCAATCTTTATTGGACTGTGCCAGAACAATCTATAAAAAACACAGGGCAAATATAAAACAGAGGAATTAGTCTCAGGTTTGCATATTAGTTTCTCTCTTTTTGGGATCAGTGTTTTACAATGCACAACAACACATATATTCATAcgataagataaaataagaactataaatataaaaagaaaaagattccACTCCCAGAAGCATAATAAATACCATCAAAGTAAAAAATTCTTCAAATTTTTAGTCTGTAAATGCAAAGCACCATAAAATTTCACCGAATCAATCATAGATtggaaaaaaatagaaagaattaGCATGATGACAAGcattataaataaaagaatataaataagaagaaaaaggcAAACTGAATGGTCAATTGTTGTAAATAGGTAATAAGGCGCAGCAAGACGCGAAGGAGAACGATGAGGCGACGGGTAGAATACCAATGATGCGATGCAGGGAGAGGAAGGTCATTATCGCATGATGCTAGCATGATCTGAAGCGACAACAATAGCAACGCAAATCCAAGCTAGCGGCAGCATTAGAAAATTGCGGTGGTGCTAGTGCACCGACGGAGAGGGAAAACAACGGTGGTGGACAGTGGTTCTAGTGATGATTTGTGGCATGAATTGGAATAGTTACTTACGGTTCTCTCTTTTTCTGAATCAGCAAATTTAGATGAATAGATTGTAGTACTTTGTAAACAGTTACATATAGTGTATGGAAACTAACAAAACTATTTTGTAACTGTAGAGTAATGGTCTTGTTTTTTAAACTTGTTATTACTATAGGAAAATTATCCAGTGTTCCCGCGTACGGATTTGGAACTCTGATGTTCTGCGTACGAACAAGTTTCCCAAGTTTTCCACTTATGGTTTGTTGTTTTCCAAGGTTGGAATAGACGAAAATGACCCCATTTTAATaatgtgtttttcgaaaatgaCCAACTTAGATAGGTAATGGATGAAGCTTGCCAAAAGATTTGTGCATGAAGTCAGCCGGCTTCGACCTTGGCTGGcaatattttaaattgaaatacAGGAATAGTAGTAAAAGAAGCTACACAGAGGCAGGCATGGATCCAGCAACAAGCATGAGGAACATTTGCCCCacagtatttttattttttttattttttttaaaaaaatagttatttataatatatctttattttaaattttaaatgaccccactacaaataaattaaattca
Above is a genomic segment from Arachis stenosperma cultivar V10309 chromosome 1, arast.V10309.gnm1.PFL2, whole genome shotgun sequence containing:
- the LOC130941596 gene encoding uncharacterized protein LOC130941596; protein product: MASSQERGAYRANCFAQDFRKPNSSDQPSSFSKDLESDWPHSSSVDDHDLNSDRSTTGKRWWLNVKTNMGGRASYTSQPHSSWRSEQCAVYGFVDDDIKLGGDQSDFDALSYAESANVAVDHPWYASPTCVKTSSNTKMSKTEASLHNDFHLTAKKKEQKEFCFSDGHFMDCDIADFLSYEQCKTSASDLESHLMGAEKTGPWWRTAGKDELASLVAQRSIDHIENCDLPQPQTKHIKQKPSVDLDKTPLSSIDWRAKTGSPNINSCTSGTPTSGYSYQDSNMNFCSSQSKDSSSSSEDRQTNSENSSVSDLLEALCHSQKRAREAEKAAQQAYSEKEHLLSLFFRQASQLFAYKQWFHILQLENLCLQLQNINQPLLNLIPASLPSMSMKEMQLKKKSHRRNGNKKCGIGKCVVAFAVGLGLSGAGLILGWTWTMGWMFPSL
- the LOC130941697 gene encoding uncharacterized protein LOC130941697 isoform X1, translated to MEPSASFLAPSFTPFRGSKEVPRMFSVCELKSIACFPISNNRKENHTSKLYIIPIKTVARFCASRASLESLQFGETSRRTNANENQRINEFERELNELFDEVKRMIRVGKKDDAVDLLNANYEVVKDRMNAGAKGIEEAALLDVIALGYVAVGDLKTIGSLLNVMKEVIDNLKDDSPHLDLILMHMGSMYSTLSKFGKSLDTYQRAFNIMERTYGKDSPFLVTPYLAMAKVLGSTGKATKAIEKYQCAITILESKRGAESKDLVVPLLGLGNLLLKERRVNDAETHFTRVLDIYTKSYGQNDGRIGLAMTSLAQVKCAQGKPDEAIHLYERALHVMNDSNYLSPDDSIMEKMRVDLAELLHAVGRAQEGRELLEECLLITERHKGKDHPSLVTHMINLATSYSQSKNYAEAEHLLRRSLEIMIKQKGSDDPSVSFPMLQLAVTLYHLKQDEEAEKLALDALRIREKTFGEDSLPVGEALDCLVSIQTRVGKDESELLVLLRRILDIQEKEFGYESEEVLVTLKKIVSFLDKLGRSDEMLPLQRRLSLLRKKYKQMIYH
- the LOC130941697 gene encoding uncharacterized protein LOC130941697 isoform X2, coding for MIRVGKKDDAVDLLNANYEVVKDRMNAGAKGIEEAALLDVIALGYVAVGDLKTIGSLLNVMKEVIDNLKDDSPHLDLILMHMGSMYSTLSKFGKSLDTYQRAFNIMERTYGKDSPFLVTPYLAMAKVLGSTGKATKAIEKYQCAITILESKRGAESKDLVVPLLGLGNLLLKERRVNDAETHFTRVLDIYTKSYGQNDGRIGLAMTSLAQVKCAQGKPDEAIHLYERALHVMNDSNYLSPDDSIMEKMRVDLAELLHAVGRAQEGRELLEECLLITERHKGKDHPSLVTHMINLATSYSQSKNYAEAEHLLRRSLEIMIKQKGSDDPSVSFPMLQLAVTLYHLKQDEEAEKLALDALRIREKTFGEDSLPVGEALDCLVSIQTRVGKDESELLVLLRRILDIQEKEFGYESEEVLVTLKKIVSFLDKLGRSDEMLPLQRRLSLLRKKYKQMIYH
- the LOC130944286 gene encoding uncharacterized protein LOC130944286; this encodes MAATATAEAGSQWPFSCDLEVDFGHEQHADIVCAALAVDKELQPDKVKRLMTVSHGKLSAHFEATEARFLRASFSAFIDVLTLATKTIEEFGQEMEL